A stretch of Plasmodium chabaudi chabaudi strain AS genome assembly, chromosome: 14 DNA encodes these proteins:
- a CDS encoding aminophospholipid-transporting P-ATPase, putative, translating into MPKHIKGDNVEANETQISINGVNKRRHTNSVITSKYTIFNFIFLNAYEQFHKISNVYFFIIGVLQLVPELTATNRIPTILFPLSIVLIANAINDAYEDWNRHKTDKIENNRICYVISDGNLSQPNTSSNAFIKFLRYIKKLFPQKTKKIDSIESYYDDENDEDIDEIADTNYFMRNYDDKLENIDGTIQKRWKDIEVGDIIICRRSDFFCADILLLSSSDPNGICFAETSSLDGETNLKVKEVNKYIFNNLTYNIDEAIEKVKKLRGYILSEKPNKNLSTMNGAIYLESDENNDLTNNKELRKSISGGTSHGEGMKNNNSIENNSNDNLDSYKNDDKYVKLPFDEKNFVLRGCKLKNIDWVIGMAIYIGKETKIQMNSLKPVLKYSKLEILTNKLTIIIWLIQVFMCIISAYYSAIIVSFSKKSKFKYLPFNLVEPKAPIVSGIISFFSWIVITANFIPICLIVTMSCVKVIQAYFISCDNNMIYKVEENIPSFGESRQKSMKLKKNVSIEIDEIHNLSEDKSVFVTNKKSDTSISDSTKIIPTSEDENNDILKKRSTRMRTFKDSKEKNYINFNAIPRTSSLIEELGQIEYIFSDKTGTLTCNVMEFRKCAINGISYGTGLTEIKRKILIKNNIPIPPEPVDLDIKNKTPNVNIIDKKLVDHLKDVNHFNHASLIYFFLHLAVNHCVMCDTSDDVNAYSSSSPDEEALVYAAKHFGITFLYRKDGKCGVKIFDKVYEIDILATIEFTSKRKMSTIVCRIPVMSNEDTKTSPTNNKTMPRPPNGNGNNDVLTNGERNGNGMGDSPANLPTGNESNISPAPLEKVKDNASNSDVNKIGKKENKNNNKDKKMGTNNDVISCENTKKHKIVVFCKGAGCVIIKKLANKTDVDDLTIEHMETYADEGLRTLCIAYKELSPKEFAIWYNLYKEASLSLNGREENIEKIAGGIENDLILQGVTGIEDKLQEGVGSTIEDLRLAGIHVWMLTGDKIETAINIGIATNLIDNGSEQFIYTEELALSEDLLMKKLDEDIIYIEKSLNLLHFNFDTNKVEESFFQKVISRKYKSTDSLALDHDTYKEDMTLNNNVLIVDGSVLDILLSKPFERKFFYLADKCSSVICGRVSPYQKGFIVSSANRLLRKNTLAIGDGANDCNMIKMANIGIGIRGQEGVQAFNSSDYGISQFRFLRNLILVHGRLSYRRISKLVVYMFYKNIVFIFPLFIYGAISLYSGQKIYFEILLHSYNVLFTSLPIIILAILDKDVSINTALKNPCLYKLGIHNFYFNINKFISWVLNSLFHGLLVFSIPLYFLAYYNIPSSTGEPFDLWSIGCVTYLLSVVIVNIKILLETYYLNTSPIIGVSFSIISFIVTAIAFSFTGIGNKSFLGVATLLATSLRFWLVFVLGLFAALTRDYVYKVYKKNFCPEAYHLLQDEEDKIENPKNIQHNSRSSNNIEEMKPSKSELMGYAFSEADPVCVNFIRKQDKLI; encoded by the exons ATGCCGAAACATATAAAGGGGGATAATGT tGAGGCAAATGAAACACAAATAAGCATCAATGGCGTGAACAAAAGGCGCCATACAAATTCAGTGATTACTTctaaatatacaatttttaattttatatttttaaacgCATATGAGCAATTCcataaaatatcaaatgtatatttttttatcatcggAGTATTACAACTGGTTCCTGAATTAACAGCAACGAATAGAATTCCaacaatattatttccTTTATCAATTGTATTAATTGCTAATGCTATAAATGATGCATACGAAGATTGGAATAGGCATAAAACagataaaattgaaaacaACAGAATATGCTATGTTATAAGTGATGGAAATTTATCACAACCTAATACTAGTAGTAatgcatttattaaatttcttcgatacataaaaaaattattcccACAAAAAACTAAGAAAATAGATAGTATTGAAAGTTATTATGATGATGAGAATGATGAAGATATTGATGAAATAGCTGacacaaattattttatgagGAACTATGATGataaattagaaaatatagatgGAACAATACAAAAAAGATGGAAAGATATCGAAGTAGgggatataataatatgtagAAGATccgattttttttgtgctgatattttattattaagtTCAAGTGATCCCAATGGAATATGCTTTGCCGAAACATCAAGTTTAGATGGtgaaacaaatttaaaagttAAGGaagttaataaatatatatttaataatttaacatATAACATAGATGAAGCTAttgaaaaagtaaaaaaattaagaggttatattttaagtgaaaaaccaaataaaaatttatctaCTATGAATGGGGCCATTTATTTAGAaagtgatgaaaataacgatctaacaaataataaagaactTAGAAAAAGTATATCTGGAGGAACAAGCCATGGAGAaggaatgaaaaataataattctatagaaaataattcaaatgataatttagatagttataaaaatgatgataaatatgttaagTTGCcatttgatgaaaaaaatttcgTTTTACGGGGttgtaaattaaaaaacatagATTGGGTAATAGGTAtggctatatatatagggaAAGAgacaaaaatacaaatgaaCTCATTAAAACctgttttaaaatatagtaaacttgaaatattaacaaataaattaactATCATTATATGGTTAATTCAAGTATTTATGTGTATCATATCTGCATATTATAGTGCTATAATTGTTAGTTTCTCAAAAAAGagcaaatttaaatatttgcCATTTAATTTAGTAGAACCAAAAGCCCCAATTGTTAGTGgtattatatcatttttttcatggaTAGTTATTACTGCTAATTTTATACCCATTTGTTTAATTGTTACTATGAGTTGTGTTAAAGTTATACaagcatattttatatcttgtgataataatatgatttaTAAGGTGGAGGAAAATATCCCATCTTTTGGAGAATCCAGACAAAAGTctatgaaattaaaaaaaaacgtttCTATAGAAATAGATGAAATACATAATTTGAGTGAAGATAAATCAGTGTTTGTcactaataaaaaaagtgatACTAGCATTTCCGATtctacaaaaataataccaACTAGcgaagatgaaaataatgatatccTCAAAAAAAGAAGCACAAGAATGCGAACTTTTAAAGATtctaaagaaaaaaattatataaattttaatgcaATACCAAGAACTTCAAGTTTAATAGAAGAATTGGGACAAAtcgaatatattttttctgatAAAACGGGAACATTAACATGTAATGTTATGGAGTTTAGAAAATGTGCAATAAATGGTATATCATATGGAACTGGTTTAAcagaaattaaaagaaaaattttaataaaaaataatattcctATTCCTCCCGAACCAGTAGATTTAGATATCAAAAACAAAACACCAAATGTGAAtattattgataaaaaattagtaGATCATTTAAAAGATGTTAATCATTTTAATCATGCttctttaatatattttttccttcaTCTAGCAGTCAACCATTGTGTTATGTGTGATACTAGTGATGATGTGAACGCATATTCTTCTAGTAGTCCTGATGAAGAAGCTTTAGTATATGCAGCCAAGCATTTTGGCATTACTTTTCTATATAGAAAGGATGGAAAGTGTGGagttaaaatatttgataaGGTATATGAAATAGATATTTTAGCTACTATTGAATTTACCagtaaaagaaaaatgagCACTATTGTTTGTCGAATTCCAGTAATGTCCAATGAAGACACCAAGACATCCCCCACCAACAATAAAACTATGCCTCGCCCCCCAAATGGTAATGGTAACAATGATGTTTTGACAAATGGAGAAAGAAATGGGAATGGTATGGGAGATAGCCCAGCCAACTTACCGACGGGAAATGAATCGAATATTTCACCTGCCCCCTTAGAAAAAGTCAAGGATAATGCATCCAACAGTGATGTGAacaaaattggaaaaaaagaaaataaaaataataataaagataaaaaaatgggaaCAAATAATGATGTAATAAGTTGTGAAAATACAAAGaaacataaaatagtaGTATTTTGCAAAGGAGCAGGATgtgtaattataaaaaagttaGCGAACAAAACTGATGTAGATGATTTAACAATAGAGCATATGGAAACATATGCAGATGAAGGATTAAGAACTCTGTGTATTGCATATAAAGAACTAAGCCCAAAAGAATTTGCTATATggtataatttatataaagaagCATCTTTAAGTTTAAATGGTagagaagaaaatatagaaaagaTTGCTGGAGGTATTGAAAACGATTTAATATTACAAGGAGTTACAGGGATAGAAGATAAATTACAAGAAGGAGTTGGTTCAACTATTGAGGATTTAAGGCTAGCCGGTATACATGTATGGATGTTAACAGgtgataaaattgaaacAGCTATTAATATTGGTATTGCAACCAACTTAATAGATAATGGTTCTGAACAGTTCATATATACCGAAGAATTGGCACTCAGTGAAGATTTactaatgaaaaaattagatgaagatataatatacatagaaaaatcattaaatttgttacattttaattttgataCAAATAAAGTAGAAGAatctttttttcaaaaagtaatatctaggaaatataaaagtacTGATAGTTTAGCATTAGATCACGATACATATAAAGAGGATATGactttaaataataacgTCTTAATAGTAGATGGCAGTGTATTAGACATATTACTTAGTAAGCCCTTTgaaagaaaatttttttatttggctGATAAATGCTCATCAGTTATATGTGGCCGTGTTAGTCCTTATCAAAAAGGTTTCATAGTTTCATCTGCAAATAGAttattaagaaaaaatacttTAGCTATTGGTGATGGTGCAAATGATTGTAATATGATTAAGATGGCTAATATAGGTATTGGAATACGAGGTCAAGAAGGTGTACAAGCTTTTAATTCATCAGATTATGGAATTAGCCAATTCAGATTTTTAagaaatttaatattagtaCATGGTAGATTATCATATAGAAGAATAAGCAAATTGgttgtatatatgttttataaaaatatagtttttatctttccattgtttatatatggggcaatttcattatattcagggcaaaaaatatactttgaaattttattacattcatataatgttttattcACATCATTAccaataattatattagcAATTCTAGATAAAGATGTTAGCATAAATACAGCATTAAAAAACCCATGCTTATACAAATTAGgaatacataatttttattttaatattaataagttTATATCATGGGTTTTAAATAGTCTTTTTCATGGATTATTAGTATTTTCAATACCATTATATTTCTTAGcctattataatataccaAGTTCGACTGGAGAGCCATTTGATCTTTGGTCAATTGGATGtgttacatatttattatcagTTGTTATAGttaatatcaaaatattgttAGAAACATATTATCTAAACACATCACCAATTATTGGAGTTTCTTTTagtattatttcttttattgtTACGGCGATAGCTTTTTCATTTACTGGGATTGGAAATAAAAGTTTTCTAGGTGTAGCTACATTGTTGGCCACTTCCCTTCGTTTTTGGCTAGTTTTTGTACTGGGTTTATTTGCTGCTTTAACCAGAGATTACGTTTATAAGGTTTACAAGAAAAACTTTTGCCCCGAAGCTTATCACTTGCTTCAAGATGAG GAGGATAAAATTGAGAatccaaaaaatattcagcATAACTCTAGAAGTTCTAATAACATCGAAGAAATG AAACCATCAAAATCCGAATTAATGGGATATGCATTTAGTGAAGCAGATCCAGTTTGCGTTAATTTCATAAGAAAACAGGATAAACttatataa
- a CDS encoding clathrin heavy chain, putative: MSSNSPLSVTLVDNLASYNIQNESFRLGNVAIEGDKFICVKENVNDNTQVVVINLYNQISIRKYMKADSVIIHPNDPILALRGSIKNANTIFLQVFNIETKEKICSLNLNEPINYWKWINNDTIAIVCEKNVYHWNIDMYNTKKNKENNVLTKVFEKAQIFIDNNSQILYYGTDKEMKWCILCGISTQDQGKSIDGHMQLYSCEKKLHQIIEGFIGCFGSFIFDNWDTKPLFCFIEKKKNSSMSRLHLMDIYNSKTEGSTPYKIVKEINLINDTLNDFPIYISINTLQGVIYVITKCSYVYIFDESTLTEIVREKISDDNIFICCDNKNGEGVIAVNKKGKIYYITLNYISLINSLKLSNIDVKDKIIRNLSLKYGYPGCDYISVYKKCISEMDFKKASKIICLLKNPKIFEKYSNSISEAITIMNKKNMDIRIVSPLRTQQVLNSFKSFRNSQGQLSPLLLYFSVLLELDKLNTYESIELVKPVVLQKKKEYLEKWIKDDKLACSEELGDLVKALDLRLALIIYLRCGAHNKIISTYCLLNMFNNVMTYINNYKHITNFDFVNIFITIINYEFPTSGGGSFNSGNTNGNDSSSSLDLHNTEKNESMDFFNDNSSVSNSKDLRNANNLRNTNIEIATQYIKLLSDNNIQLDIGKIVDYLLNNNKLQEATSILLDYLKDNKPEHKHLQTKIFEFNLYHNVQIAETIFQMDIFTYYDKNRIAYLCEEKGLYQRALENYTNINDIKRVITKSACFQKNGNISNNFNSEGGSGNMSLHGGISLEWIKNYFSTLSDSVCQDLLFDFMKGNKVNIEIIISICVQYYNKIGIKKIVNKFEENKNYEGIFYFISSILNELQNMGTVGNANDMGKYNDNNSISSNNNINNNLSSSRSNNDDASSILLNSDIGIGTQFSYENNSVLTIEDLHHIMFKYIEACVKINNIQELDRICKDRNAKYNPEQIKNFLKECKLSDPRPLIYVCDIHNFIEELAEYLYKNSLLKYIEVYVIKVNPHNAHKVIGVLLDLDASEDFLLNLLNNIKNISNIGNLIDIAEKRNRLKLLLPWLESRSNEGYENIELHNALAKIYIDLNKDPETFLKNNNFYDKKMIGKYCEDLDPHLAYTAYERSNGQCDEELINITSKNGLFKLQAKYLVSRQSMGLWSMVLDESNKYRKNVIDQVIGSTLIESNNADEITVTVKAFIEKKLSSELIELLEKIVLHNSEFRDNKNLQNLLILTAIKSDSKKVMEYINRLDNFSGPQIAAVAYEYKLREEAFVIYKKFNCNTSAISVLLDNILIFNKNQKGKMSANARRKQIELALFNTINDYSGNDSDDYLNITNFSGALSSSYNEKHDGSSLYGSNEVFRNYGSGQLSEFGDENQEDQEMQKDEELTNIENYEEDLNRAIEFAQKCNVNDVWFILGKAQLKLNKIIDAIDSLIKSNNAGAYKEVIEKCKENNFYEQLIAYLNTLREQNSLKDVLVDSELLYAYAKLKKTAEMTKFIASTNLANMQLIGDRLYKEKEYDAAKILYGSIPNNQKLTFCHLKLKEYSLAIEAAKKTKSLKTWREVNLVCVKYKQLKFAHVAGLQLIMHADHLDEIIKIYEKKKYINELLSLLENGLNSERAHVGIYTELGMLYAKYKPEKLMEFIRSYTNKMNTRKLIDVCHNEYLLKEAVYLYISYDEYNLAVDTIIKHSPIAYQPDIFMQVIHKVTNSDIIHKVIDFYIEENPLNLYNLLKILENKIDNNRLVQTMKKSNNLPLIQKYLEDIQTQNITSVNETLNEIYLENDDYISLRKSIDEYDNFNQTNLINKLENHKLAEMRRIAALLYKKNKKFKEAINLSKKEGQIKDAIDIARVSKNHLYIEDLINYFIQIKNKEALCACLIACYDILKPDYVLEIIWLSGFKDQAMLYFIQIISDYTQQIETMKKQLEDIEKEKKMNKSAPNDYSANTISNQFTYSLNKNLSIMPPQNNYIPNNSDFDKYDMFNSNTHF; encoded by the coding sequence aTGAGTTCGAATAGCCCCCTTTCAGTTACTCTTGTTGATAACCTCGCgtcatataatattcagAATGAATCCTTTCGTCTAGGAAATGTGGCAATTGAAGGAGATAAGTTTATTTGcgtaaaagaaaatgtaaATGACAACACGCAAGTCGTAGTGATAAATCTATATAACCAAATTAGTATTCGTAAGTATATGAAAGCTGATAGTGTTATTATACACCCTAATGATCCAATATTAGCATTAAGAGGtagcataaaaaatgcgaatacaatatttttacaagtatttaatatagaaacaaaagaaaaaatatgttcattaaatttaaatgaacCCATAAATTATTGGAAATggataaataatgatacaATTGCAATTgtttgtgaaaaaaatgtatatcaCTGGAACATAGATAtgtataatacaaaaaaaaataaagaaaataatgtacTTACAAAAGTTTTTGAAAAAgcacaaatatttattgataataattcacaaatattatattatggtACAGATAAAGAAATGAAATGGTGTATATTGTGTGGTATATCTACACAAGATCAAGGAAAAAGTATTGATGGTCATATGCAATTATATtcatgtgaaaaaaaactgCATCAAATAATCGAAGGATTTATTGGATGCTTTggttcatttatatttgataattGGGATACAAAaccattattttgttttattgaaaaaaaaaaaaattcaagtATGTCGAGATTACATTtaatggatatatataacagtAAAACAGAAGGAAGTACAccttataaaattgtaaaagaaataaactTAATAAATGACACATTAAATGATTtccctatatatataagtataaatacattacaaggtgttatatatgttattacaaaatgcagttatgtatatatatttgatgaaAGTACTTTAACTGAAATAGtaagagaaaaaataagtgatgataacatatttatatgttgtgataataaaaatggggAAGGAGTAATTgcagtaaataaaaaaggaaaaatatattatataacattaaattatattagtttaataaattcattaaaattatcTAATATAGATGTAAaggataaaataattagaaatttatcattaaaatatggataTCCAGGTTGTGATTATATAtctgtatataaaaagtgtATTAGTGAAAtggattttaaaaaagcatcaaaaattatatgtttattaaaaaaccCTAAAATATTCGAAAAATATTCTAATTCTATATCTGAAGcaataacaataatgaataaaaaaaacatggaTATAAGAATTGTATCACCTTTAAGAACCCAACAAGTTTTAAATAGTTTTAAATCATTTCGAAATTCTCAAGGTCAACTATCTCCATTACTTTTATACTTTTCAGTATTATTAGAGcttgataaattaaatacatATGAATCTATTGAATTAGTTAAGCCAGttgttttacaaaaaaaaaaagaatatttagaaaaatggATCAAAGATGATAAATTGGCATGTTCAGAAGAATTGGGAGATTTAGTAAAAGCTTTAGATTTACGATTAGCattaatcatatatttaagatGCGGAgcacataataaaataatttctaCATACtgtttattaaatatgtttaataatgttatgacatatattaataattataagcaTATTACAAATTTCgattttgttaatatatttattacaatAATTAACTATGAATTTCCTACATCTGGAGGGGGAAGTTTTAATTCGGGAAATACTAATGGGAATGATTCGAGTTCTAGTTTAGATTTGCATAAtacagaaaaaaatgaatccATGGATTTTTTCAATGATAATAGTAGTGTTTCTAATTCGAAGGATTTAAGAAATGCTAACAACCTTAGAAATACGAATATTGAAATTGCAACTcagtatataaaattgttaagtgataataatattcaatTAGATATTGGAAAAATAGTTGactatttattaaataataacaaattaCAGGAAGCTACATCTATATTGTTAGATTACttaaaagataataaacCAGAACATAAACATTTACAAACCAAAATATTcgaatttaatttatatcataatgTTCAAATTGCTGAAACGATTTTTCAAATGGATATATTTACTTactatgataaaaataggaTAGCATATTTGTGTGAAGAAAAAGGATTATATCAAAGGGCTTTAGAAAATTATACTAATATTAATGACATTAAAAGAGTTATTACAAAATCAGCATgctttcaaaaaaatggaaatatttcaaataatttcaaTTCAGAAGGTGGGTCAGGTAATATGAGCTTACATGGTGGAATATCTCTGGAATGGATTAAGAACTACTTTTCAACATTAAGTGATTCCGTTTGTCAAGATTTgttatttgattttatgaaaggaaataaagtaaatattgaaattataatttcgATTTGTGttcaatattataataaaattggaattaaaaaaattgtgaataaatttgaagaaaataaaaattatgaaggaatattttattttattagttCTATATTGAATGAGTTACAAAATATGGGCACAGTTGGAAATGCTAATGATAtgggaaaatataatgataataacaGTATTAGTagtaataacaatattaacaataatttatcaaGCTCTAGAAGTAATAACGATGATGCATCATCTATTTTGCTAAATTCAGACATTGGAATTGGTACACAATTTtcttatgaaaataattcgGTTTTAACTATTGAAGATTTGCATCATATaatgtttaaatatatcgAAGCATGtgtaaaaattaacaatattCAAGAATTAGATAGAATATGTAAAGACAGAAATGCAAAATATAACCctgaacaaataaaaaactttttaaagGAATGCAAATTATCAGACCCTCGTCCATTAATCTATGTATGtgatatacataattttatagaaGAATTAgctgaatatttatataaaaacagtttgttaaaatatattgaagtATATGTTATTAAGGTAAACCCACATAATGCTCATAAAGTTATTGGAGTTTTATTAGATTTAGATGCATCAGAAGATTTTCTTCTTaacttattaaataatataaaaaatatatcaaacaTTGGTAATTTAATAGATATAGCAGAAAAACGAAACCgattaaaattattgttaCCATGGCTTGAAAGTAGATCTAATGAAGGATATGAAAATATCGAATTACATAATGCTCTAgcaaaaatttatatcgatttaaataaagatcctgaaacatttttaaaaaataacaatttttatgataaaaaaatgataggAAAATATTGTGAAGATTTAGACCCACATTTGGCATATACTGCATATGAAAGATCAAATGGGCAATGTGATGAAGaacttataaatataacaagTAAAAATGGTCTCTTTAAATTACAAGCTAAATATTTAGTATCCAGACAATCGATGGGATTATGGTCAATGGTATTAGAtgaatcaaataaatatcgaAAAAATGTAATCGATCAAGTTATAGGCTCAACTTTAATTGAATCAAATAATGCTGATGAAATTACTGTAACTGTTAAAGcatttattgaaaaaaaattaagtaGTGAATTAATTGAATTGCtagaaaaaattgtattacaTAATAGCGAATTTAgggataataaaaatttacaaaatttattaattttaacaGCTATCAAATCAGattcaaaaaaagttatggaatatattaacaGGCTAGACAATTTTTCAGGTCCACAAATAGCAGCAGTTGCATATGAATACAAATTAAGAGAAGAAGCTTTtgtcatatataaaaaatttaattgtaACACATCTGCTATTTCTGTTTTATTGGATAATAtccttatttttaataaaaaccAAAAAGGTAAGATGTCAGCAAATGCTCGAAGAAAACAAATCGAGCTTGCTTTATTTAATACTATTAATGATTATTCTGGAAATGATTCTGATGATTACTTAAATATTACTAATTTTTCAGGGGCCTTAAGTAGCtcatataatgaaaaacaCGATGGATCATCTCTCTATGGAAGTAATGAAGTATTTCGAAATTATGGAAGTGGCCAATTATCTGAATTTGGAGATGAAAATCAAGAGGATCAAGAAATGCAAAAAGACGAGGAACTTActaatatagaaaattatgaagAAGATTTAAATAGAGCTATTGAATTTGCACAAAAATGTAATGTAAATGATGTATGGTTTATATTAGGTAAGGCTCaattaaaattgaataaaattatcGATGCAATTGATAGTTTaattaaatcaaataatgCAGGTGCTTATAAAGAGGTTATAGAAAAatgtaaagaaaataatttttatgaacagtTAATAGCCTATTTAAATACATTAAGAGAACAAAATTCATTGAAAGATGTCTTAGTCGATTCTGAATTattgtatgcatatgccaaattaaaaaaaacagcaGAAATGACAAAATTTATAGCTAGTACAAATTTAGCAAATATGCAATTAATTGGTGATagattatataaagaaaaagaatatgatgcagcaaaaatattatatggtAGTATCCCAAATAATCAAAAACTGACCTTTTgtcatttaaaattaaaggaATATTCATTAGCTATCGAAGCCgctaaaaaaacaaaaagtcTTAAAACTTGGAGAGAAGTAAACTTAGTAtgtgtaaaatataaacaattaaaatttgCACATGTAGCAGGATTGCAACTTATTATGCATGCAGATCATTTAGATgaaatcataaaaatttatgaaaaaaaaaaatatataaatgaactATTGAGTTTATTGGAAAACGGACTAAATAGTGAAAGGGCGCATGTAGGAATATATACAGAATTAGGAATGTTGTatgcaaaatataaaccagaaaaattaatggaATTTATAAGAAGTTATactaataaaatgaatacaAGGAAACTAATAGATGTATGCcataatgaatatttattaaaagaagctgtatatttatatatatcatatgaTGAATATAACTTAGCTGTTGATACAATTATTAAACATTCACCTATTGCTTATCAAcctgatatatttatgcaaGTAATACATAAAGTAACAAATAGTGATATAATACACAAAGTTATagatttttatattgaagaaaatccattgaatttatataatttattaaagattttagaaaataaaattgataacAATAGATTAGTACAAACAAtgaaaaaatcaaataatttgccattaatacaaaaatatttagaaGATATTCAAACACAAAATATTACATCTGTTAATGAAACCCTAAATGAAATTTATctagaaaatgatgattatATTAGTTTAAGAAAATCAATAGATgaatatgataattttaatcaaacaaatttaattaataaattggaGAATCATAAATTAGCTGAAATGAGAAGAATTGcagcattattatataaaaaaaataaaaaatttaaagaagctattaatttatcaaaaaaagaagGGCAAATTAAAGATGCTATTGATATTGCTAGAGTTTCTAAAAATCATCTATATATTGAGGAtctaattaattattttattcaaattaaaaataaggaAGCTTTATGTGCCTGCTTAATTGCTTGTTATGATATATTGAAACCAGATTATGTTTTAGAAATTATATGGCTGAGCGGATTTAAAGATCAAGCTATGTTATATTTCATACAAATTATTAGCGACTATACTCAACAAATTGAAACCatgaaaaaacaattagAAGATatagaaaaggaaaaaaaaatgaataaatcaGCTCCTAATGATTATTCTGCTAATACTATTTCAAACCAATTCACCTATTCgttgaataaaaatttatcaatTATGCCCccacaaaataattatatccCAAATAATTCAGACTTTGACAAATATGACATGTTTAATTCAAATACTCATTTTTAA
- a CDS encoding raf kinase inhibitor, putative gives MTIPTIEELKKEKIIPNIFPNEDINLNIDIFISFKAGKEVKNGNILDISGTGSVPRNVRFSEAPPDGYCFVLFMIDPDFPSRKRPDGSEYIHWAVSGIKSKELLKGTEKNSITLLPYTGPSIKKGTGLHRISFILLLIKEENKDNITGIPIYRGENYITRVKFNNYNTSYNIAQINDMQIVGFNWCQIEV, from the coding sequence ATGACAATTCCTACAATAGAAGAACTGAagaaggaaaaaataatacccAATATATTCCCCAATgaagatataaatttaaatatagacatttttataagtttTAAAGCAGGAAAGGaagtaaaaaatggaaatatattagaTATTTCTGGAACTGGAAGTGTACCGAGGAATGTTCGATTTTCCGAAGCTCCACCAGATGGTTATTgctttgttttatttatgatcGATCCAGATTTTCCTTCACGAAAAAGACCAGATGGAAGTGAATATATCCATTGGGCTGTTTCGGGTATAAAATCTaaagaattattaaaaggaacagaaaaaaatagtataacaTTATTGCCATATACTGGCCCCTCTATAAAAAAGGGTACAGGCTTACATAGAATTAGttttatacttttattaataaaagaagAGAATAAAGATAACATAACCGGCATACCAATATATAGAggagaaaattatataaccagagtaaaatttaataattataatacttcttataatattgcacaaataaatgatatgcAAATTGTAGGATTTAATTGGTGTCAAATAGAGGTATAA